A single genomic interval of Vibrio gallicus harbors:
- a CDS encoding Hsp70 family protein, with product MASNNKARYLVGIDLGTTNTVVAFCENTTPLIDAKIELFHIDQLVGQGEVARRPQLPSFRFHPAANQFDPMSLHLPWEHQHVDGDLGSLIIGEWARELGSSVEGRQVSSAKSWLSHQQVDRKANILPWTGGEDVEKVSPLIASASYLNHIRQSWNHHNPINRLEQQEVVVTVPASFDETARNLTLQAAKLAGLNDVLLLEEPQAACYDWYGRHQDKDLSSLPLMLICDVGGGTTDLSLIQASYQQSQLTLNRIGVGEHLMLGGDNIDLALAHMSERQLNGNKPMKAQALGKLIQQTRRVKESLLAVDAPTQGKVTLLGGGSRLIGGSRSVHLSKEQVQQVGLDGFFPKTDLQTLPDTKRSAMVEFGLPYVSDPAVTKHIAQFLSQHRASCQQALNEQGNAVPVALLVNGGAFNSELIKQRLVEVMEGWRGEPITLLDNPHPDYAVAYGAVAYCKARRGAQLKIGGGSPRSYFLHLQGKNKKSQALCLLQKGAEEEQEIRLTGRRFALTLDQPVRFNLLTTTIDVLNDGTPIQNGSLHPVDEEQMRPLPPYVASLSSQQQPVILNQKHKQEVQLSCRLTEVGTLKLECVSDDDQRWQVEFEVRHSKEHQQQTLSPKVKQACDLISSLYSGNKKQVDTKAIKLLNKQLEQTLGKRDLWDLATSRAIFDTFALGRKRRRRSEQHEKNWFRIGGYALRPGFGDAVDSWRIDQVWPLYEQGLQFKNQQGWSDWWIFWRRISGGLTQEQQETILADIAKYLHPGMLKNPKSAQTAHQTGYEAMVRLAASLEHLHYDDKTLLATWFMSKAINIDSYKDAHWWALARLGSRRPLYGSQHNVIPASTVEPWIEAIIELDWNQSSMAGFAAVMMAARTGDRAIDINDELRQRISEKLSRNKMPQSWVSILVDSANLKQEQASKAFGDSLPAGLHLI from the coding sequence ATGGCCTCAAATAACAAAGCCCGCTATTTAGTCGGCATTGACCTTGGCACAACCAATACTGTTGTGGCATTTTGTGAAAATACGACGCCACTTATCGATGCAAAGATCGAACTATTTCACATCGACCAACTCGTCGGACAAGGCGAAGTGGCCAGACGACCACAACTGCCCTCTTTTCGATTTCATCCAGCCGCGAATCAATTTGACCCTATGAGTCTTCACTTGCCATGGGAACATCAACATGTTGACGGTGATCTTGGTAGTCTAATTATCGGTGAATGGGCACGCGAGCTTGGTTCAAGCGTTGAAGGACGACAAGTATCTAGTGCTAAGAGTTGGCTATCTCATCAGCAAGTTGATCGCAAAGCCAATATTTTACCTTGGACAGGAGGTGAAGATGTTGAAAAAGTCTCGCCTTTGATTGCCAGCGCGAGCTACCTCAACCATATTCGTCAAAGCTGGAACCATCATAATCCAATTAACCGCCTTGAACAGCAAGAAGTGGTGGTAACCGTTCCCGCCTCTTTCGATGAAACAGCACGTAACCTGACGCTGCAAGCGGCCAAGCTTGCCGGCCTTAACGATGTATTGCTTCTAGAAGAACCGCAAGCTGCATGTTATGACTGGTATGGTCGCCATCAAGATAAAGATCTATCAAGCCTACCGCTAATGCTCATATGCGACGTTGGCGGGGGAACAACTGACCTCAGCCTAATTCAAGCCAGTTATCAACAAAGCCAACTAACGCTTAATCGGATAGGTGTTGGAGAACACCTTATGTTAGGCGGTGATAACATCGACCTCGCCCTTGCACATATGAGTGAACGCCAACTCAATGGCAATAAGCCGATGAAGGCGCAAGCACTTGGTAAGTTAATACAACAAACCCGCCGCGTAAAAGAGTCACTGCTTGCCGTCGATGCCCCAACCCAAGGCAAGGTTACCTTGTTGGGCGGTGGTTCACGCCTTATTGGTGGCAGTCGTAGCGTGCACCTTAGTAAAGAGCAGGTACAACAGGTGGGTCTGGACGGCTTTTTCCCGAAAACGGACCTACAAACCCTACCGGATACAAAACGCAGTGCGATGGTTGAATTTGGGCTCCCTTATGTTTCCGACCCTGCGGTTACTAAACACATAGCGCAGTTCCTGTCACAGCATAGGGCTTCTTGCCAACAAGCACTAAACGAACAGGGCAATGCTGTTCCGGTAGCGTTATTGGTTAATGGTGGCGCATTCAACAGTGAACTCATCAAGCAGCGACTGGTTGAGGTAATGGAAGGCTGGCGTGGCGAACCCATTACATTACTTGATAACCCCCACCCCGATTATGCCGTTGCTTATGGGGCCGTCGCCTATTGTAAAGCAAGACGTGGTGCTCAATTAAAAATTGGTGGCGGTAGTCCGCGCTCTTACTTTTTACACCTGCAAGGTAAAAACAAGAAGTCGCAAGCACTGTGCTTGTTGCAAAAAGGGGCTGAAGAAGAACAAGAAATCCGCTTAACCGGACGTCGCTTTGCGCTTACTTTAGATCAGCCGGTGCGTTTTAATCTGCTCACAACCACTATTGATGTACTAAATGATGGAACACCAATTCAAAATGGGTCGTTGCATCCGGTAGACGAAGAGCAAATGCGACCATTACCGCCTTATGTCGCATCTCTATCTAGTCAACAGCAGCCCGTTATTCTCAATCAAAAACATAAGCAAGAGGTTCAGCTCAGTTGCCGATTAACCGAAGTCGGTACCCTAAAGCTTGAATGCGTGAGTGATGACGATCAGCGTTGGCAAGTCGAATTTGAGGTTCGCCATAGTAAAGAGCATCAACAACAAACCCTATCACCTAAGGTGAAGCAAGCCTGTGACTTGATATCGTCACTGTATAGCGGAAATAAAAAACAAGTTGATACTAAGGCGATTAAGCTGCTCAATAAACAGCTTGAACAAACACTGGGTAAACGTGACCTGTGGGATTTAGCCACCTCAAGAGCAATATTTGATACCTTTGCTCTTGGCCGAAAACGACGCCGTCGCTCTGAACAGCATGAAAAAAATTGGTTTCGTATCGGTGGCTATGCACTACGTCCTGGTTTTGGTGATGCGGTCGATAGCTGGAGAATTGATCAAGTCTGGCCACTGTACGAACAAGGCCTACAGTTTAAAAATCAGCAAGGCTGGAGTGATTGGTGGATTTTCTGGCGCCGAATAAGTGGCGGTTTAACCCAGGAACAGCAAGAAACCATTCTTGCCGATATCGCAAAGTATTTGCATCCGGGCATGCTGAAAAACCCAAAATCGGCGCAAACAGCGCACCAAACAGGTTATGAGGCTATGGTGCGCCTTGCCGCATCTCTAGAGCACTTACATTACGATGATAAGACCTTACTGGCTACTTGGTTTATGTCTAAAGCAATCAATATTGACAGCTATAAAGACGCACACTGGTGGGCATTGGCCCGCCTAGGCAGTCGTAGACCTTTATATGGCAGTCAGCATAACGTCATACCAGCATCGACGGTAGAACCGTGGATTGAGGCTATTATTGAATTAGATTGGAATCAATCGAGTATGGCAGGCTTTGCCGCAGTAATGATGGCTGCGCGAACCGGAGATCGCGCGATCGATATAAACGACGAGCTTAGGCAGCGAATATCAGAAAAATTAAGCCGCAACAAAATGCCACAATCGTGGGTCTCTATTTTGGTCGATTCTGCTAACCTTAAACAAGAACAAGCTTCAAAGGCGTTTGGTGACTCATTACCTGCTGGGTTGCATCTAATATAA
- a CDS encoding transporter — MLGKSTLGFSALMICLIQNTLAEESNDVTLTVSDVIDKRGVLSPKGTWSVEGSLSFTQNSSNRVSVVGYTVLPTLIIGRIEVSDADYVTTTLGLTARLGLTNATEFELRLPYVYRNDQVLVRPIETGSQDTIINRSTSGGAVGDLEFALRHQFNFDSTPYWIGGLRVKTRTGRSPYDIDIDETTNTLEDVSTGTGFWSVEPSLTMLYPSDPAVLFVNIGYIFNIEDSVELNGQETKVALGDTISLGGGMGFAVNPDLSFSLGVNHRTILKSKINGGEANDAKLLHLDSLTMGVNLRMNDRSSLNISAQAGLTEDSPDFQLTMRVPYYF, encoded by the coding sequence ATGTTAGGTAAATCTACACTTGGATTTAGTGCATTAATGATCTGTTTAATCCAAAACACCTTGGCTGAAGAAAGCAACGATGTCACCCTTACTGTCAGCGATGTCATTGATAAAAGAGGCGTTTTATCTCCAAAAGGCACATGGTCTGTAGAGGGATCACTTAGCTTTACTCAGAACTCATCTAACCGTGTATCTGTAGTCGGCTATACGGTACTTCCCACTCTTATCATTGGCCGTATCGAAGTGAGTGATGCAGATTATGTCACGACCACCTTGGGGTTGACTGCGCGGTTAGGATTAACCAATGCGACGGAATTTGAACTGCGCCTACCTTATGTCTACCGCAATGATCAGGTATTGGTTCGCCCCATCGAAACCGGCTCACAAGATACTATAATCAATCGCTCCACCAGCGGTGGCGCTGTTGGTGATTTAGAGTTTGCCCTTCGACATCAATTTAACTTTGATTCGACGCCTTATTGGATTGGGGGGTTACGGGTTAAAACTCGCACTGGGCGCTCCCCTTATGATATTGATATAGATGAAACCACTAATACCTTGGAAGATGTATCAACGGGAACCGGTTTTTGGAGCGTAGAACCGAGCTTAACCATGCTATACCCGTCTGATCCTGCGGTATTATTTGTCAATATTGGATATATTTTTAATATTGAAGATAGCGTCGAACTAAACGGTCAAGAAACTAAGGTCGCACTAGGGGATACAATTTCATTAGGCGGCGGGATGGGATTTGCAGTAAACCCAGACCTCTCATTCTCTCTTGGGGTAAACCACCGAACCATTTTAAAGAGTAAGATTAATGGTGGTGAAGCCAATGACGCAAAACTGCTTCACTTAGACTCTTTAACTATGGGGGTCAATCTAAGGATGAACGACCGCTCATCCCTTAATATTAGTGCGCAAGCCGGACTCACCGAAGACAGTCCCGACTTCCAACTGACAATGCGAGTACCCTACTATTTTTAG
- a CDS encoding C39 family peptidase — MTVIKLSVIGWMLTLSTSTFAIDFLPHRANYSVPVQSYKELIFGDVYRQQFDFSCGSAALASLLHFHYQRPVKEQQIFDEMYSKGDKSVINKKGFSLLDMKLYLESKGLKADGFRISLEKLRELSVPGITLVNFDGYMHFVVIRGVSNNSVILGDPSRGTMIMPTAEFEQYYRGLVLLVRNEADVGRASFIKDDNFSLYQASPLDAGVSRDSLGVFSITLPQSGDY; from the coding sequence ATGACAGTTATTAAATTGAGCGTTATAGGGTGGATGCTGACACTGTCGACATCCACCTTTGCTATCGACTTTTTACCACATCGAGCCAATTACTCAGTTCCAGTACAAAGCTACAAAGAATTGATTTTTGGAGATGTGTACCGCCAACAGTTTGATTTTAGTTGTGGTTCTGCTGCGCTAGCATCGCTGTTGCATTTTCATTATCAAAGGCCGGTTAAAGAGCAACAAATATTTGATGAAATGTACAGTAAAGGGGACAAATCCGTCATAAACAAAAAAGGCTTCTCTTTGCTAGATATGAAGCTTTATTTAGAGTCAAAAGGGCTTAAAGCAGACGGATTTAGGATCAGCCTTGAAAAGTTACGTGAACTCAGTGTACCTGGGATCACTCTGGTTAACTTTGATGGCTATATGCACTTTGTGGTGATCAGAGGGGTGAGTAACAACAGTGTCATTCTTGGTGATCCTTCGCGAGGAACAATGATTATGCCGACTGCGGAGTTTGAGCAGTATTACCGAGGATTAGTACTGCTGGTGCGTAATGAGGCCGATGTCGGTCGAGCAAGCTTTATTAAAGATGATAACTTTTCACTCTATCAAGCGTCTCCACTGGATGCGGGGGTTTCGCGAGATTCATTAGGTGTGTTTAGTATTACATTGCCTCAATCAGGTGATTATTAG
- a CDS encoding carbon storage regulator, with protein MRSTLCTISLLVTFSVYGEEIALPDSAVTIDVMEQSRGKQHLDLDFTSLASDVDGISTGNVAKNTVNGSNILSSGAFADSSGISSVIQNTGNNVLIQNSTVVNLTIK; from the coding sequence ATGCGTTCGACACTGTGTACTATCAGTTTGTTAGTTACCTTTTCTGTGTACGGTGAAGAGATCGCGTTGCCTGATTCGGCTGTAACTATCGACGTCATGGAGCAATCTAGGGGGAAGCAACACTTAGATTTAGACTTCACCAGTTTGGCTTCTGACGTCGATGGCATAAGTACGGGTAACGTGGCTAAAAATACAGTCAATGGTAGTAATATCCTGTCTTCAGGTGCCTTTGCGGATAGTTCAGGTATTTCGAGTGTTATTCAAAACACAGGTAATAATGTTCTGATACAGAACTCAACCGTTGTAAACCTGACAATTAAGTAA
- a CDS encoding helix-turn-helix transcriptional regulator has translation METRHLLILAEKSMQTGLLEQQVSTIPHLEVRVLLPVEAVFKSHNLLTDLVLIDYDYLIELERRALVPDFDMLDWPLLIHNVPCERYDQKLLRWKILKGLLLQTANLEHINESIEYIFEGGLWLPRPFMETLLRHYRTSGESETATHSELTFREKQVLELLAYGISNQKIASQLFLSESTVKSHIYKLYRKLGVHSRQDAIKYARRNGY, from the coding sequence ATGGAAACACGACACCTTTTGATCCTTGCAGAGAAGAGTATGCAAACAGGTCTACTAGAGCAGCAGGTTTCTACCATACCTCATCTTGAAGTACGCGTTTTGTTGCCCGTAGAGGCGGTATTTAAAAGCCATAACCTGCTCACCGATTTAGTTTTGATCGATTACGACTATCTAATCGAGCTTGAAAGGCGCGCATTAGTCCCTGATTTCGATATGCTAGATTGGCCTTTATTGATACACAACGTGCCATGCGAACGCTACGATCAAAAACTACTACGTTGGAAAATCCTAAAAGGCTTACTTTTACAAACAGCAAACCTTGAGCATATTAACGAGAGTATTGAGTATATTTTCGAGGGGGGATTATGGCTTCCAAGGCCATTTATGGAAACCTTACTGCGTCATTATCGTACTTCCGGTGAGTCGGAGACTGCAACGCACTCCGAGCTAACCTTTAGAGAGAAGCAAGTGCTAGAACTATTGGCCTATGGTATCTCTAATCAAAAAATCGCCAGCCAGTTATTTTTATCAGAAAGCACCGTCAAGAGCCATATCTATAAACTATATCGAAAGCTAGGGGTGCACTCTCGACAAGACGCAATAAAGTACGCTCGTAGAAATGGGTACTAA
- a CDS encoding outer membrane beta-barrel protein, with amino-acid sequence MKKILLTLPLVFATSTIAHAADNATFSHFYGGLKLGSSSFGDLGSGVTDVTDVDDSAFSWGVFAGIQALPWLAFELGYHNLGEIDLKDVSGSYDAQALTFTAKASYEVAEKVSIFGKMGTQAYEWNANGDNVREDEKNWSPHLGAGLEYQFANNWSGTFEYTWYDDIGGPDVNYFGISAIYHWK; translated from the coding sequence ATGAAAAAAATCCTTCTAACCTTGCCACTGGTATTTGCAACATCAACCATAGCCCACGCTGCTGACAACGCCACCTTCTCTCATTTTTACGGTGGCCTAAAATTAGGTTCTTCGAGCTTTGGAGACTTGGGATCTGGTGTTACTGACGTCACTGATGTCGATGATAGCGCCTTCTCTTGGGGGGTATTTGCCGGTATTCAGGCACTGCCTTGGCTTGCATTTGAACTCGGTTATCACAACTTAGGTGAGATAGATCTTAAAGATGTGTCGGGCAGTTATGATGCTCAAGCATTAACCTTCACTGCTAAGGCATCTTATGAGGTTGCAGAAAAGGTGTCTATCTTCGGTAAAATGGGGACTCAGGCATATGAGTGGAATGCAAATGGTGACAATGTACGTGAAGACGAAAAAAATTGGTCACCACATTTAGGCGCTGGTCTAGAATACCAGTTTGCCAATAATTGGTCTGGTACATTTGAATACACATGGTATGACGATATTGGCGGGCCAGACGTTAATTACTTTGGTATCTCGGCTATCTATCACTGGAAATAA
- a CDS encoding DUF2947 domain-containing protein gives MAYLSINEYSRKWIFTHNSLPIPEQDLTMIKPMTQARSAEFWKESVSKLSPDAERLSSKDWPAQSSSWKNTIDWMQCWDADSADMPAEIVQHIDWQDDVTVYFCYEKYNVVQTSWGVFKRHWKNFLFFDDGPILLGRRRKQALWFKSDGKVMLGLRP, from the coding sequence ATGGCTTATTTATCGATAAACGAATACTCACGTAAATGGATTTTTACTCATAATTCTTTACCAATACCTGAACAAGACTTGACGATGATAAAACCAATGACTCAAGCGCGTAGTGCTGAGTTTTGGAAGGAAAGTGTCAGTAAGCTAAGCCCAGATGCAGAGCGATTGAGCAGCAAAGATTGGCCAGCGCAATCCTCGTCTTGGAAAAACACGATTGATTGGATGCAGTGTTGGGATGCAGACAGTGCAGATATGCCAGCTGAAATTGTGCAGCATATAGATTGGCAAGATGACGTCACGGTTTATTTTTGCTACGAAAAATATAATGTCGTACAAACGTCTTGGGGCGTATTCAAGCGTCACTGGAAAAACTTTCTATTCTTTGATGATGGCCCCATTTTACTCGGTCGTCGTCGCAAGCAAGCACTATGGTTTAAGTCGGATGGTAAGGTGATGCTTGGACTGCGTCCATAA
- a CDS encoding HD domain-containing protein has translation MMSPENRLDQQLSMLMELDQLKSVLRRTRVKSANGREENSAEHSWHVATMALLIQEHANSEVDIATVLKMLLLHDIVEIDAGDTFVYDTVASQQQQQNELQAADRLFGLLPKDQSQTLRAVWDEFEAAETENAKFAKALDRFIPMLLNYHNNGQSWVEHGVKRSQVIAINGRIEQGSKTLWNKALQMINEAVQNGWLKDD, from the coding sequence ATGATGTCACCTGAAAACCGACTAGACCAACAACTTTCTATGTTGATGGAGCTAGATCAACTTAAAAGTGTACTTCGCCGTACGCGAGTGAAAAGTGCAAATGGTCGAGAAGAGAACAGTGCTGAGCACAGTTGGCATGTGGCAACCATGGCGCTGCTTATTCAAGAGCATGCTAATTCTGAAGTGGATATAGCAACGGTGCTTAAGATGTTACTTCTGCACGATATTGTAGAGATCGATGCGGGCGATACCTTTGTATACGACACAGTCGCATCGCAACAGCAACAGCAAAATGAATTACAAGCCGCCGACCGATTGTTTGGCTTATTGCCTAAAGATCAAAGTCAGACTTTACGCGCTGTCTGGGATGAGTTTGAAGCGGCGGAAACGGAAAATGCCAAATTTGCCAAAGCCCTAGATCGGTTTATTCCTATGCTATTGAACTACCACAATAACGGTCAAAGCTGGGTAGAGCATGGCGTCAAGCGCAGTCAGGTTATTGCAATCAATGGGCGTATAGAACAAGGCTCAAAAACATTGTGGAACAAAGCACTACAGATGATCAATGAAGCCGTACAAAACGGCTGGTTAAAAGACGACTAA
- the rimJ gene encoding ribosomal protein S5-alanine N-acetyltransferase, with product MLFTTKAIVVHSANDEFPYTVRSARKNDADILAAYFQRNRAFLKPWDPVRDESFYTESGWKFKIHHLVELEKLSQSLYFMILDETEQQVLGIISFSNICGYPFHACNLGYSLDEQWQGKGIMKQALTRALQYVFEQRNVHRIQAAFMPHNTKSQRVLYGLGFEQEGFAKDYLLIDGKWQDHVLTSLVDQNWTKKS from the coding sequence ATGCTGTTTACGACTAAGGCCATTGTTGTGCATAGTGCGAATGATGAATTTCCCTATACAGTTCGTTCAGCACGGAAAAATGATGCAGATATACTTGCTGCGTACTTCCAACGTAATCGTGCATTCCTTAAGCCTTGGGATCCTGTGCGCGATGAGAGTTTCTATACTGAATCAGGTTGGAAGTTTAAAATTCATCATTTGGTTGAATTAGAGAAGTTATCGCAAAGCCTTTACTTCATGATCCTTGATGAAACAGAGCAACAAGTGCTTGGTATTATTTCTTTTAGTAATATTTGTGGCTACCCATTTCATGCTTGCAACCTAGGTTATTCATTGGATGAACAATGGCAAGGAAAGGGGATTATGAAGCAGGCGTTGACTAGGGCATTGCAGTATGTCTTTGAACAACGGAATGTTCATCGTATACAAGCTGCATTTATGCCACATAATACCAAAAGCCAACGTGTGTTATACGGATTAGGATTTGAGCAAGAAGGCTTTGCTAAAGATTACCTATTAATCGATGGGAAGTGGCAAGACCACGTGTTAACCTCTTTGGTTGATCAGAATTGGACTAAGAAATCATGA
- the tyrR gene encoding transcriptional regulator TyrR has translation MRLEVQCEDRIGLTQELLDILTTQNIDLRGIEIDTIGIIYLNFPELEFESFSNIMAQIRRIDGVEDVRRIPFMPSERKSTELTALFNSLSEPLLSVNNRGHVDMANQSACQLFNVAEDELLDVSVNTVLPKFHYEQWVGSQCQREKHRTVVRGIDYQLEIIPVYVEGHQQSPILASAVLQLSQSNIKLGALDLSSTDNPLGFEHFVGISNRHKALIIQAKKLALLDQPLLIEGDTGTGKEMLARACHARSSRAQKPFIVLSCASIPDDVAESELFGRVSSSNSANPPKGIFETADGGTVFLDEIGEMSPLLQSKLLRFLQDGTFRRVGEDEEVHVNVRVIASTKHTLEQLIESGRFREDLYFRLNVLNLHIPPLRERLSDIDALLDMFVAKYATQLGLEKPVVDSNVVETLASYPWPGNIREFDNAVLRALTQLDGKVLKTDHFNLPNIESLSVSETKFDLEGSLDQIMKRHESAVLDKLYQAFPSSRKLAKRLSVSHTSIANKLRDYGIGKK, from the coding sequence GTGCGCCTAGAAGTACAGTGTGAAGACCGCATCGGCCTGACTCAAGAGCTACTTGATATCCTCACTACACAAAATATCGATTTGCGCGGTATAGAAATTGATACGATAGGGATCATCTACCTCAACTTTCCAGAATTAGAATTTGAGTCTTTCAGTAATATAATGGCTCAGATCAGGCGGATTGATGGCGTTGAAGATGTTAGACGCATCCCGTTTATGCCTTCTGAGCGTAAAAGCACCGAGCTTACCGCTCTGTTTAATTCTCTTTCTGAGCCACTATTGTCGGTCAATAATCGCGGCCATGTCGACATGGCTAATCAGTCGGCCTGTCAGTTATTTAATGTTGCAGAAGATGAGTTGTTGGATGTTTCTGTGAATACGGTGCTGCCCAAGTTTCATTATGAACAATGGGTTGGCAGCCAATGTCAGCGGGAAAAGCATCGGACCGTTGTTAGAGGCATAGATTATCAGCTAGAGATAATTCCTGTATATGTTGAAGGCCATCAACAATCCCCAATCTTAGCAAGTGCTGTATTGCAGCTTAGTCAATCGAATATAAAGTTAGGTGCACTAGATCTATCTTCGACAGATAACCCGCTTGGTTTTGAGCATTTTGTTGGTATATCTAATCGTCATAAAGCGTTAATTATCCAAGCAAAGAAATTGGCCTTGCTCGACCAGCCTCTATTGATTGAAGGAGACACGGGTACTGGTAAGGAGATGCTGGCACGGGCGTGCCACGCTCGCTCTAGCCGCGCCCAGAAACCTTTTATCGTATTGAGTTGTGCGTCGATACCTGATGATGTGGCTGAATCTGAATTGTTTGGGCGAGTATCATCTTCAAATAGTGCTAACCCACCGAAGGGGATCTTTGAAACGGCGGATGGAGGGACTGTATTTCTCGACGAAATTGGCGAGATGTCACCGCTATTACAGAGTAAGCTACTAAGGTTTTTGCAAGATGGAACCTTTAGACGTGTTGGTGAAGATGAAGAGGTGCATGTCAACGTACGAGTCATCGCTTCGACAAAACATACCTTAGAGCAGCTGATAGAGTCAGGGCGTTTTCGCGAAGACCTCTATTTTAGATTAAACGTTCTAAACCTGCATATTCCACCGCTGCGCGAGCGTCTCTCTGATATTGACGCTTTATTGGATATGTTTGTGGCTAAGTACGCAACGCAACTTGGACTTGAAAAGCCTGTGGTCGATAGCAATGTAGTTGAAACCTTAGCCAGCTATCCATGGCCGGGTAATATTCGTGAATTTGACAATGCGGTGCTGCGAGCACTTACCCAACTTGATGGTAAGGTGTTAAAGACTGATCATTTCAATCTACCTAATATTGAGAGCTTATCGGTATCTGAGACTAAGTTTGATTTAGAAGGGTCACTTGATCAGATCATGAAGCGACATGAATCAGCGGTATTGGATAAGTTATATCAAGCCTTTCCATCAAGCCGCAAGCTGGCCAAGCGACTGTCGGTTTCTCATACTTCTATAGCTAATAAGCTGCGTGATTACGGAATTGGAAAAAAATAA
- a CDS encoding YcjF family protein translates to MDNYKQKHVFHQTQSQQDAEELQKKQTFDSSDFVTQDATLVSDGSDIETDIEQALKPQPKKLRLRMLALLFGGLLVWQLVDSFIEALDSADYLALAWIALWSIISCIGLGALIRELIKLRRLKGQADLQQQSQVIAKQNGYGQALPFCEQLNKGLFANNVETPMVEKFEAQVLPTHSDNDILDLYQASVLEPIDSRVSRLIAKYSSEAAVMVAVSPIAIADMALVVWRSLAMVSAISKSYGVELGYWSRIKLLRSIFINMAAAGGSELVIDAGIDFLSMDMTAKLSSRAAQGIGVGLLTARLGIKTAELTRPISFTPKNQLKLSHVRNRILGAVKQRLQLSITKNHDKV, encoded by the coding sequence ATGGATAACTACAAACAAAAACACGTGTTTCATCAGACTCAATCACAGCAAGATGCTGAAGAGTTGCAGAAAAAGCAAACCTTTGATTCTAGCGATTTTGTTACACAAGATGCCACCCTAGTTAGCGATGGATCTGATATTGAAACCGATATAGAACAGGCGCTAAAACCGCAGCCTAAGAAACTACGCCTACGAATGCTAGCGCTCTTGTTTGGCGGATTGTTGGTGTGGCAATTGGTTGATTCGTTTATAGAGGCATTAGATAGTGCCGATTACCTTGCTCTAGCGTGGATAGCGTTGTGGAGCATCATTAGTTGTATTGGTCTTGGCGCACTTATTCGAGAGCTCATTAAGTTACGCAGGCTAAAAGGGCAGGCTGATCTACAGCAGCAATCTCAAGTCATCGCTAAGCAAAATGGCTATGGGCAGGCTTTACCCTTTTGTGAACAGTTAAACAAAGGGTTGTTTGCTAATAATGTTGAAACGCCAATGGTGGAGAAATTTGAAGCACAAGTCCTCCCTACTCATAGCGATAATGACATCTTAGACCTATACCAAGCCAGCGTGCTTGAGCCGATTGATTCAAGAGTAAGTCGCCTGATTGCCAAGTACTCTTCAGAGGCGGCGGTTATGGTAGCTGTCAGTCCTATTGCAATTGCAGATATGGCTTTGGTGGTATGGAGAAGTTTGGCTATGGTGAGTGCCATCTCTAAATCCTATGGGGTTGAGCTAGGTTATTGGTCGCGGATAAAGCTGCTGCGCTCCATATTTATTAATATGGCTGCCGCCGGAGGAAGTGAACTGGTGATTGATGCTGGGATAGATTTTTTATCTATGGATATGACCGCTAAATTATCTTCACGCGCTGCACAGGGGATAGGGGTCGGACTATTGACCGCTAGGCTCGGCATCAAGACAGCCGAATTAACTAGGCCTATTTCATTTACACCCAAAAACCAGCTTAAACTTTCGCATGTGCGCAACCGCATATTAGGTGCTGTTAAGCAACGTTTACAACTATCGATTACCAAAAATCACGATAAGGTCTGA